Proteins encoded together in one Candidatus Methylomirabilota bacterium window:
- a CDS encoding MarR family transcriptional regulator produces the protein MQLRKAELRYHLTAHDYARLAAWRLALRTFLRFSERAAAEVGLAAQQYQALLVVRGWAEEGPVTISDLARELYIKHNSAVGLVDRLVQQRLLTRAISSADRRKVELTLTPRGRTILATLAALHRQELLRLGPVFKRFFADISRQ, from the coding sequence ATGCAGCTCAGGAAAGCGGAACTGCGCTACCACCTCACCGCGCACGACTACGCGCGGCTGGCCGCGTGGCGCCTCGCCCTGCGCACGTTCCTGCGCTTCAGCGAGCGCGCCGCCGCCGAGGTCGGCCTCGCCGCCCAGCAGTATCAGGCGCTGCTCGTGGTACGCGGCTGGGCGGAAGAGGGGCCGGTGACGATCAGCGATCTCGCCCGGGAGCTCTACATCAAGCACAACAGCGCGGTCGGCCTCGTCGACCGGCTGGTGCAGCAGCGCCTCTTGACGCGGGCGATCTCGAGCGCCGACCGGCGCAAGGTGGAGCTCACCCTCACCCCGCGCGGCCGGACGATCCTCGCCACCCTCGCCGCGCTGCACCGGCAGGAGCTGCTGCGCCTCGGACCGGTCTTCAAGCGGTTCTTCGCCGACATCTCGCGCCAATAG
- a CDS encoding branched-chain amino acid ABC transporter permease — protein sequence MITWPNFVSQLFNGLALGALLALIASGLTIIYGTLGVLNLAHGAMFMLGGYAGFAAYQATGSFVVAVGAGTLALLIVGVLLERVIVRHFYARPHEDQLLVTFGLSIVFVEAVRWLFSSDSKTVTPPAALAGITPLGFMMYPTYRLAVVGIVAAALLALFLVLYRTRLGMIVRAGIEDAVMVDCLGINVDRVFMVVFGIGAMAAGFAGIVNAPIVSLTPEVGEAILVQTFVVVVIGGVGSFPGAVLGGLIAGEIISLTSMVNPGYAYVMLFAAMTLVLMLRPRGLLGAQGRE from the coding sequence GTGATCACCTGGCCCAATTTCGTTTCCCAGCTCTTCAACGGCCTGGCGCTGGGGGCGCTGCTCGCCCTCATCGCCTCGGGGCTCACCATCATCTACGGCACCCTCGGGGTGCTCAACCTCGCGCACGGCGCGATGTTCATGCTCGGCGGGTATGCCGGGTTCGCGGCCTACCAGGCGACCGGGTCGTTCGTCGTCGCCGTGGGCGCGGGGACGCTCGCCCTGCTGATCGTGGGGGTGTTGCTGGAGCGCGTCATCGTGCGCCATTTCTACGCGCGCCCGCACGAGGACCAGCTCCTGGTCACGTTCGGCCTCTCCATCGTCTTCGTCGAGGCCGTGCGCTGGCTGTTTTCGAGCGACTCCAAGACGGTCACGCCGCCCGCGGCGCTGGCCGGTATCACGCCGCTCGGCTTCATGATGTACCCGACATACCGGCTGGCGGTGGTCGGTATCGTCGCGGCGGCGCTGCTCGCGCTCTTCCTCGTGCTCTACCGCACGCGCCTCGGCATGATCGTGCGCGCGGGCATCGAGGACGCGGTGATGGTGGATTGCCTCGGCATTAACGTCGACCGGGTCTTCATGGTCGTGTTCGGTATCGGCGCCATGGCCGCCGGCTTCGCCGGCATCGTCAATGCCCCGATCGTGTCGCTCACGCCGGAGGTGGGGGAGGCCATCCTGGTGCAGACCTTCGTGGTCGTCGTGATCGGTGGCGTGGGCTCGTTCCCGGGCGCCGTGCTCGGCGGCCTGATCGCGGGTGAGATCATCAGCCTGACGTCGATGGTGAACCCCGGCTACGCCTACGTGATGCTCTTCGCCGCCATGACGCTCGTGCTCATGCTGCGGCCGCGCGGACTCCTCGGCGCCCAGGGCCGAGAGTGA
- a CDS encoding trimeric intracellular cation channel family protein: protein MVFDLGGTFVFALSGATAGVKHRLDLFGVLVLSFAAGNSGGMARDVLIGALPPVAIGDWRYIAVSILAGLITFFWYRIINRLSSPVLVFDAAGLALFAVSGASKGLAFGVGPVGALMLGMLTAIGGGMVRDALVREIPTVLRTELYAVAALIGAAVVVIGRMLAVPPIAAASAGAVLCFGLRFMAMRRGWHLPTARSPRQPGQS, encoded by the coding sequence GTGGTGTTCGATCTCGGTGGCACCTTTGTCTTCGCGCTCAGCGGCGCGACGGCGGGCGTCAAGCACCGGCTCGACCTCTTCGGGGTGCTGGTGTTGTCGTTTGCCGCCGGCAACTCCGGTGGAATGGCCCGCGACGTGCTGATTGGCGCGCTCCCTCCCGTGGCGATCGGCGACTGGCGGTACATCGCGGTCTCCATCCTCGCCGGGCTGATCACGTTCTTCTGGTACCGGATCATCAACCGGTTGAGCAGCCCGGTGCTGGTGTTCGACGCCGCCGGATTGGCGCTCTTTGCGGTGTCGGGCGCGAGCAAGGGGCTCGCCTTCGGTGTCGGGCCGGTTGGCGCGCTGATGCTCGGCATGCTGACGGCAATCGGCGGCGGCATGGTGCGGGACGCCCTCGTGAGGGAGATCCCCACCGTGCTGCGCACCGAGCTGTACGCGGTCGCCGCCCTCATCGGGGCGGCCGTCGTGGTAATTGGCAGGATGCTGGCCGTCCCGCCGATCGCGGCCGCCTCGGCCGGCGCGGTCCTCTGCTTTGGGCTGCGGTTCATGGCGATGCGACGCGGCTGGCACCTTCCGACCGCGCGCTCGCCAAGGCAGCCGGGCCAGTCCTAG
- a CDS encoding GAF domain-containing protein, giving the protein MERRGKPVKRKVQGKRSTARSARKNGNARDVQKQLADVLGQLRTRDRELGEALERQTATSEVLGLISRFQTDVEPVFDAIAAKALDLCRATTGWVYRFDGELIHIAAAHSLRPEAVEVVRQSYPAPPSRGGGTARAVLSRNVVYIPDIRMDDEYRLEALAKAADYLSVLAVPMLLDSKPIGVVVVTGAEAGAFSERQIELLHGGRIWVESKPGVGSTFRFTLPLGDTAAVPVNPH; this is encoded by the coding sequence ATGGAGCGGCGTGGGAAGCCCGTGAAACGCAAGGTCCAAGGCAAGCGTTCGACTGCCCGCAGCGCGCGGAAGAACGGAAACGCCCGTGACGTGCAGAAGCAGCTGGCCGACGTGCTCGGGCAGCTCCGGACGCGCGATCGCGAGCTGGGGGAGGCGCTCGAGCGCCAGACCGCCACCAGCGAAGTCCTCGGGCTCATCAGCCGGTTTCAGACCGATGTCGAGCCGGTCTTCGACGCCATCGCGGCCAAGGCACTGGACCTGTGCCGGGCGACGACCGGCTGGGTCTATCGGTTCGACGGTGAGCTGATCCATATCGCGGCGGCCCACAGCCTGAGGCCCGAAGCCGTCGAGGTCGTTCGGCAGAGCTATCCGGCGCCGCCGAGCCGCGGTGGCGGTACCGCCCGGGCGGTTCTGAGCCGGAACGTGGTCTACATTCCGGATATCCGGATGGATGATGAATACCGGCTCGAGGCGCTGGCGAAGGCGGCCGACTACCTGAGCGTCCTCGCCGTGCCGATGCTGCTCGACAGCAAGCCGATCGGAGTCGTCGTCGTCACCGGCGCCGAGGCGGGCGCGTTCTCGGAACGGCAGATCGAGCTGCTCCACGGCGGCCGGATCTGGGTCGAGAGCAAGCCGGGAGTCGGCTCGACCTTTCGCTTCACGCTACCGTTGGGCGACACGGCAGCCGTCCCGGTGAATCCCCACTGA
- a CDS encoding substrate-binding protein translates to MRDQTSAPRRDARRQFIRNGLLLAGGLALPGLPRRAAAEDHPPIGTYPAGIQGSTATIGVAVPRTGTYAEQGEDELKGWQLAVEHINSGHPLIREISPKTKKGVLGKELKLVVADSAAKPNDAVQAQQRFITESKVILMTGSTSSAVAVAMNKLAQREKVLYVTGISGSNDTTGKDCVRYGFRQNFYGETAANAIGPVLLKAYGKNKKMAFMTPDYTYGHTVTKSTSEYLTEHGGWTMVTNQVSPLGATDYSSYLTNIANSGAEVLLNVNWGRDAVLSTQQAKQFAVIPRMKLVIPYQIPFLAKNIGAELAEGVYAATDFWWTLQDKYPLAKMFVETFRKKYGYYPEWGAENAYASFAMWADAVEHAGTFYPPDVIKSYEAGRKLQSMVGEVYFRKEDHQLVRPVVIVRGKAPKQMRNKEDFWEVTEVVPGGPLMQKPDAFGCKLGDST, encoded by the coding sequence ATGCGCGATCAGACATCTGCGCCCCGGCGTGACGCGCGCCGGCAATTCATCCGCAACGGCTTGCTCCTGGCCGGGGGCCTGGCCCTGCCCGGCCTGCCCCGACGGGCGGCCGCCGAGGATCACCCGCCGATCGGCACCTACCCGGCCGGCATCCAGGGCAGCACGGCCACCATCGGCGTCGCGGTGCCGCGCACCGGGACCTACGCGGAGCAGGGGGAGGACGAGCTGAAGGGCTGGCAGCTCGCGGTCGAGCACATCAACAGCGGCCATCCCCTCATCCGGGAAATCTCACCGAAGACGAAGAAGGGCGTGCTCGGCAAGGAGCTCAAGCTCGTGGTCGCCGATTCCGCCGCGAAGCCGAACGACGCGGTGCAGGCGCAGCAGCGCTTCATCACCGAGAGCAAGGTCATCCTCATGACCGGGTCGACGTCGAGCGCGGTCGCGGTGGCCATGAACAAGCTCGCCCAGCGCGAGAAGGTGCTCTACGTCACCGGCATCTCGGGCTCGAACGACACCACCGGCAAGGACTGCGTGCGCTACGGCTTCCGCCAGAACTTCTACGGCGAGACGGCGGCGAACGCGATCGGGCCGGTGCTGCTCAAGGCCTACGGCAAGAACAAGAAGATGGCGTTCATGACGCCCGACTACACCTACGGTCACACCGTGACCAAGTCGACGAGCGAGTACCTGACCGAGCACGGCGGCTGGACGATGGTGACGAACCAGGTGTCGCCGCTCGGGGCCACCGACTACAGCTCGTACCTCACCAATATCGCAAACTCCGGCGCCGAGGTGCTGCTGAACGTGAACTGGGGCCGCGACGCGGTGCTCTCGACGCAACAGGCGAAGCAGTTCGCGGTCATCCCGAGGATGAAGCTGGTGATCCCCTACCAGATCCCGTTCCTGGCCAAGAACATCGGCGCGGAGCTCGCCGAGGGCGTCTACGCCGCGACCGACTTCTGGTGGACGCTGCAGGACAAGTACCCCCTCGCCAAGATGTTCGTCGAGACGTTCCGCAAGAAGTACGGCTACTACCCGGAATGGGGCGCCGAGAACGCCTACGCGTCGTTTGCCATGTGGGCCGACGCGGTGGAGCACGCCGGCACCTTCTACCCGCCCGACGTCATCAAGTCCTACGAGGCCGGCCGCAAGCTCCAGTCGATGGTGGGCGAGGTCTATTTCCGCAAGGAGGACCACCAGCTCGTGCGGCCGGTGGTCATCGTGCGCGGCAAGGCGCCGAAGCAGATGCGGAACAAGGAGGACTTCTGGGAGGTGACCGAGGTGGTGCCGGGCGGACCGCTCATGCAGAAGCCGGACGCGTTCGGCTGCAAGCTCGGCGACTCCACATGA